The following are encoded in a window of Thunnus albacares chromosome 9, fThuAlb1.1, whole genome shotgun sequence genomic DNA:
- the LOC122988669 gene encoding uncharacterized protein LOC122988669 isoform X2 produces the protein MGNNTSKAVSRTQSTTKLIHSPKHKRKNKSVSVGNKRTNSEVKGQSAIDKLPEANPHTLTDAQYRAMFSPQSPAGVVGRLKGWTFVFPFSSLMNQWTDGEWPYEGAFDRDKLQIAEYNVNPDFGNPSWDSAYMKDCVNVWLTVARQRCGVSLDEKRVDRFSDEFRAAVENCVKCVTACHLPMLEAELQTRATEMMKIKQRHGENVKAISKAIIYGWAKRQTDAPSPQTLLTIVSKAGVPLQESHTNKTMISIFPQLSPSNPFSAANMTDQIISQQAKTDDEFLLLAAAVEGQRLQTEVERERDSQAARERERVKQEKKDRADEEKARKAAEKEKKANLSFKQEKSQKRKEKKRHLAAVAEETEIDTQDSSGESEVELELQGARGKGEESDTDHSDDTEPAVRPKMTQRRPHTASSKTQRRDLLCKLHATIQCTPDGLFLSLPDVKAAHAFQFLKTIADCLYCWSLTDFNMASSFTVSSIQKIAQISPACATQMSAMRPVLQCHCTAAFNPPEVYKQLADVFLNTQEGLECEQCLFVGPQGCAIPIRLSDAQRKLVNDKDSFPYITVAVSPGCDPQQLESMVAQCQALRGAAQTPQTQTITHLGLELYMLSLTEHIQLPQSRFVLQQPPLPTQYGPPSELSEVPSILWDKHKNHVGFVNSAPPHEVTLKPGAKLPMVRQYNLPHKSIAGIEGVIQSLLDQGVLVQTTSPCNTPILPIPKANRPDEWRFVQDLQAINSIVVPTAPIVPDTNSILASLPSNSTHYTVIDLSSAFFSIPLHPDSQYLFAFTFKGKQYTWQRLPQGFVESPTVYAAAVKRDLDDLHFPGGSTLLQYADDLLIASPSQEACRTDSILLLQRLAECGHRASLAKLQFCRSEVTYLGHVLKNGQRLLSPERLKLLVNMPPPTTKKQMLSFLGMANYCRHWIFATLQSAPPKVQWTEDMNKAFQDLKHALTLAPALGLPDYHQPFHLHVHERDGFATGILVQKHGSHYRPVAYYSSRLTPVVLGMPGCLRAVAAVAIMIEKSSPIVLAHDCVVHVPHAVLHILNTSATQHMTAARRSGYEAIILHSPHITLKRSPPLNPATLLPLIDTDDEHDCITTIDLCTSPRPDLLQTPIPNSDLIFYTDGSASRPSDSTHLAGYAVVNDWGVVEAKALPPGTSAQAAELYALTRACILASGKVATIYTDSRYAFGAAHDFGQLWKMRGFVSSSGKPLQHHTLVNDLLDAILRPSQLAIIKCAAHTNGTDPVSQGNAMADTAAKQAALSSPSLVLQCASTQPTNPIPVPSANDVVTMQNHADDRERSLWLRKGCKVDAESGLWLHPDGRPVCPRALLHVLARVTHGPAHVGRGVMNDVIRSQWFAPGITQVSQTLVDSCMICQQTRKKNSTVKHDHLEPPSGPFVNMQIDFVHMPSSQGFKYLLVITDRFSKWVEAFATKKEDARTVVKCLLKEVIPRYGVPQGIDSDRGPAFVSKITQGLSEILGFKWQLHVPYHPQSSGQVERMNATIKDRLTKTVLATGLKWPDALPIVLYSIRSAPSATTGLSPHEVLMGRPMSTGTSPPLTPHKATLLWTDEFMTEYVKRLTEILRKYHLQVADRLPKPSEEPIHSFREGDLVLIKSLEKVSLSPRWKGPYQVLLTTRTALKVEGRAEWIHATRCRLAPPTTGGGEQSPGR, from the exons atgggcAACAACACGTCTAAAGCAGTGAGTAGAACACAATCTACtacaaaattaattcattcaccaaaacacaagagaaagaacaaatctgtttcagTAGGAAACAAACGCACCAATTCAGAAGTAAAAGGTCAATCTGCCATTGATAAGCTTCCCGAAGCAAAcccccacacactcacagatgcaCAATATAGAGCGATGTTTTCTCCACAATCTCCGGCGGGAGTTGTTGGTAGATTGAAAGGATGGActtttgtgtttccattttcttcCCTTATGAATCAGTGGACAGATGGCGAATGGCCATACGAAGGAGCATTTGATAGAGATAAGCTTCAGATTGCTGAGTACAATGTTAACCCAGATTTTGGAAATCCATCTTGGGATAGTGCGTATATGAAagattgtgtaaatgtgtggttAACTGTTGCTCGTCAGAGGTGTGGAGTgagtctggatgaaaaaagaGTTGATCGTTTTTCTGATGAGttcagagcagcagtggagaactgtgttaaatgtgtgacaGCATGTCACTTGCCTATGTTGGAAGCAGAGTTGCAAACCAGAgctacagaaatgatgaaaattaaacagaGGCATGGTGAGAATGTGAAGGCCATTTCCAAAGCTATCATATACGGTTGGGCAAAACGGCAAACTGATGCTCCCTCTCCACAAACTTTGTTGACCATTGTATCCAAAGCTGGAGTGCCTTTGCaagagtcacacacaaacaaaacaatgatttcaATTTTTCCACAACTTTCACCTTCAAACCCCTTTTCAGCTGCTAACATGACTGATCAAATCATTTCACAACAAGCAAAGACTGACGATGAATTTCTCTTACTAGCCGCAGCTGTTGAGGGACAAAGACTACAGACTGAAGTAGAAA gggaaagagacagtCAGGCTgctagagaaagggaaagagttaaacaggaaaagaaagatagaGCCGACGAAGAAAAAGCTAGgaaagctgcagaaaaagaaaagaaagctaatttgtcattcaaacaggaaaaaagccagaaaagaaaggaaaagaaaagacatttagcTGCCGTTGCTGAAGAAACAGAGATAGACACTCAGGACAGCTCAGGAGAAAGTGAGGTAGAACTTGAGTTACAAGGAGCCAGAGGTAAGGGGGAGGAGTCTGACACAGACCATAGTGACGACACAGAACCTGCAGTCAGGCCAAAGATGACACAGAGACGACCCCACACTGCAAGTAGCAAAACTCAGAGACGAG ATTTACTTTGCAAGCTACATGCCACCATTCAATGCACACCTGATGGATTGTTTTTAAGCCTACCTGATGTGAAGGCTGCTCatgcatttcagtttttgaaaactATTGctgattgtttgtattgttggtCATTGACTGATTTTAACATGGCTTCCAGTTTCACAGTATCTAGCATTCAAAAAATTGCTCAAATTTCACCAGCATGTGCAACACAGATGTCTGCCATGAGGCCTGTACTACAGTGTCACTGTACAGCAGCATTTAACCCCCCAGAGGTGTACAAACAAttagctgatgtgtttttgaatacaCAAGAGGGGTTGGAGTGtgaacaatgtttgtttgttggtccaCAGGGATGTGCAATTCCAATTCGGTTATCTGACGCACAGCGCAAATTGGTTAATGATAAAGATTCATTTCCATACATCACTGTAGCTGTCTCTCCTGGCTGTGACCCACAACAGCTTGAAAGCATGGTGGCACAGTGCCAGGCATTGAGAGGAGCTGCGCAGACTCCTCAAACTCAAACAATAACACACTTGGGCCTTGAGCTGTACATGTTATCTTTAACTGAGCACATCCAGCTACCTCAGAGTAGGTTTGTTTTGCAACAACCACCCCTCCCCACACAGTATGGGCCTCCATCAGAGCTTTCAGAGGTTCCATCTATTTTATGGgataaacataaaaaccatgTGGGTTTTGTGAATTCGGCTCCACCTCACGAAGTCACACTCAAACCTGGTGCTAAACTACCAATGGTCAGGCAATACAATTTGCCACACAAGTCAATTGCTGGTATTGAAGGTGTAATTCAGTCTTTACTGGATCAAGGTGTGTTGGTTCAAACAACAAGCCCATGTAACACACCCATTTTACCCATTCCAAAAGCAAACCGCCCAGATGAATGGCGTTTTGTACAAGATTTGCAAGCTATTAATAGTATTGTAGTGCCAACAGCTCCAATTGTGCCAGACACAAATTcgattttagcttcactaccaTCCAACTCAACACACTACACAGTCATTGATTTGAGTTCAGCTTTTTTCTCAATCCCGTTGCATCCAGATAGCCAGTATCTGTTTGCATTCACATTCAAAGGAAAACAGTACACCTGGCAGCGTTTGCCTCAGGGTTTTGTCGAGAGTCCTACAGTTTACGCAGCAGCAGTGAAACGGGACTTGGATGACCTCCACTTTCCAGGGGGCTCCACTCTCCTACAGTATGCAGATGACCTCCTGATAGCTTCACCATCACAGGAAGCTTGTCGAACGGACTCCATCTTGCTCCTACAGAGACTAGCTGAGTGTGGTCATAGAGCATCACTTGCCAAACTGCAATTTTGTCGGTCTGAGGTGACATACTTGggtcatgttttgaaaaatggacAGCGCCTGTTGTCACCGGAGAGGTTGAAACTGCTGGTTAACATGCCTCCTCCCACAACCAAGAAACAAATGCTCTCGTTCTTGGGGATGGCGAATTATTGCAGACATTGGATCTTTGCCACACTGCAATCAGCTCCTCCCAAGGTGCAGTGGACTGAGGACATGAACAAAGCTTTTCAGGACCTGAAACATGCTCTCACCTTGGCTCCGGCATTGGGGCTGCCGGACTATCATCAGCCGTTCCATCTGCATGTACATGAACGAGATGGCTTTGCTACAGGCATTCTCGTGCAAAAACATGGGTCTCATTACCGTCCAGTTGCGTACTACTCCTCTCGACTAACCCCTGTGGTTCTTGGCATGCCAGGTTGCTTAAGAGCGGTGGCCGCCGTTGCCATCATGATTGAGAAATCTTCTCCAATTGTACTGGCTCATGACTGTGTTGTGCACGTTCCACATGCAGTACTTCACATCTTGAACACATCTGCTACCCAACACATGACAGCTGCACGTCGTTCAGGCTATGAAGCAATCATTCTTCATAGTCCACACATCACTTTAAAACGCTCACCTCCATTGAATCCAGCTACTCTCCTTCCATTGATTGACACAGATGATGAGCATGATTGCATCACAACTATTGACCTGTGTACATCCCCAAGGCCAGACTTGTTGCAGACACCAATACCCaattctgatttgattttttacaCTGATGGTTCAGCTAGCAGACCATCTGATAGCACACATCTAGCTGGCTATGCAGTAGTTAACGATTGGGGGGTAGTAGAGGCAAAAGCACTGCCTCCAGGTACCTCTGCTCAAGCAGCAGAACTGTATGCTCTAACTAGAGCGTGTATTCTTGCTTCTGGTAAGGTGGCTACTATTTACACTGACTCAAGATATGCATTTGGCGCTGCTCATGATTTTGGCCAGTTATGGAAGATGAGAGGTTTTGTGTCATCTTCTGGAAAACCACTACAGCATCACACTTTGGTTAATGACCTGTTAGATGCTATTTTGCGCCCATCTCAGCTTGCAATCATCAAATGTGCTGCTCACACGAATGGAACTGATCCTGTTTCACAAGGAAATGCAATGGCTGACACTGCAGCCAAACAAGCGGcactttcctctccctctttggTACTTCAATGTGCCTCCACACAACCTACCAATCCAATTCCAGTTCCTTCCGCTAATGATGTCGTGACAATGCAAAATCACGCTGATGACAGGGAGCGAAGTCTTTGGTTGCGTAAAGGTTGTAAAGTTGACGCGGAGTCTGGCTTGTGGCTCCACCCTGATGGTCGACCGGTTTGCCCTCGAGCTCTCCTTCATGTACTGGCACGTGTGACGCATGGTCCAGCGCATGTTGGAAGAGGGGTGATGAATGATGTTATTCGCTCACAGTGGTTTGCTCCAGGCATTACTCAAGTTTCACAAACACTTGTGGATAGTTGTATGATATGTCAACAGACCAGAAAAAAGAATAGCACAGTGAAACATGACCACTTAGAACCCCCATCAGGTCCttttgtaaatatgcaaatagatTTTGTACATATGCCAAGCTCACAAGGCTTCAAATACTTGCTAGTCATAACCGACAGGTTCTCGAAGTGGGTAGAAGCTTTTGCAACGAAAAAAGAAGATGCAAGAACAGTTGTAAAGTGTCTGCTAAAAGAGGTAATCCCTAGGTACGGAGTGCCGCAGGGAATAGATAGCGACAGAGGTCCAGCTTTTGTGTCAAAAATCACTCAGGGACTGTCAGAAATCTTAGGATTTAAGTGGCAGTTACATGTTCCTTATCATCCACAGAGTTCAGGTCAAGTTGAGAGAATGAATGCAACTATCAAAGACAGATTGACCAAAACAGTCCTAGCCACAGGCCTGAAATGGCCTGATGCACTGCCGATTGTGCTGTACTCCATTCGGAGTGCACCAAGTGCAACTACAGGACTGAGTCCTCACGAGGTGCTGATGGGAAGACCAATGTCCACAGGGACAAGTCCCCCACTGACACCACACAAAGCTACTCTGCTTTGGACGGATGAGTTCATGACTGAGTATGTGAAAAGACTAACAGAGATTTTGAGAAAGTATCATTTACAGGTGGCTGACAGACTCCCCAAACCATCGGAAGAACCAATTCATTCCTTTCGAGAAGGTGACCTGGTATTAATCAAATCTCTGGAAAAAGTGTCTTTGTCTCCTAGGTGGAAAGGTCCATACCAGGTGCTGCTGACTACTAGGACGGCCCTGAAGGTCGAAGGCAGAGCAGAATGGATCCACGCCACAAGGTGCAGACTGGCCCCCCCAACCACTGGCGGAGGAGAGCAGAGCCCTGGCAGGTAA